A DNA window from Candidatus Vicinibacter affinis contains the following coding sequences:
- a CDS encoding YtxH domain-containing protein, whose amino-acid sequence MNLGKVLLGITAGVAVGVALGVLFAPHKGSKTRRKIVERQNELTDDLENRIDEFISLLTKKYESIKERATHISETWISKPEGTNHNPKTSDQKVPS is encoded by the coding sequence ATGAATTTGGGAAAAGTTTTGTTAGGGATTACAGCCGGAGTTGCTGTTGGGGTTGCGTTAGGTGTTTTATTTGCACCTCACAAAGGATCCAAGACCAGGAGAAAAATTGTAGAGAGACAAAATGAGTTGACAGACGATTTGGAAAATAGGATTGATGAATTCATTAGTCTGCTTACTAAGAAGTATGAGTCCATTAAGGAAAGGGCTACGCACATAAGTGAGACCTGGATTTCTAAACCTGAAGGAACAAATCACAATCCTAAAACAAGTGATCAAAAGGTGCCTTCATGA
- a CDS encoding PorT family protein, whose product MFNFKMKLFIFCAFTAFLFTGAGSINAQRAVVGIRLMPTFSKLDINNSAGGVIKGEVTLGYGVGAFLGFSFSRFMGIQAELIYSSLSQKYKEMDVERNIKLQYLNIPLMLSLNTGKNKFVNLNLVAGPQVGISVGSRLVIADGGTPGSTDGVLSVKRGDLGFAYGAGVDFALNPAKNIRLGLGYRGVVGLIDISDNSRTDINNSYYLLDKSHIKTNAVYVGVSFIF is encoded by the coding sequence ATGTTTAACTTTAAAATGAAATTATTTATTTTTTGTGCTTTCACTGCATTTTTATTTACTGGTGCTGGAAGCATTAACGCACAGCGGGCTGTTGTGGGGATTCGACTGATGCCAACTTTTTCAAAATTGGACATCAATAATTCAGCCGGTGGTGTTATTAAAGGAGAGGTGACGCTGGGATACGGAGTGGGCGCCTTTCTTGGATTTAGTTTTTCGAGATTCATGGGAATCCAGGCAGAGCTAATTTATAGTTCATTGTCTCAAAAGTATAAGGAGATGGATGTAGAGCGAAATATTAAACTACAGTATTTAAATATACCATTGATGCTTTCGCTGAACACTGGAAAAAATAAATTCGTCAATCTGAATTTGGTGGCTGGTCCGCAGGTAGGAATAAGTGTGGGAAGCAGGTTGGTGATTGCAGATGGAGGAACACCTGGATCGACAGATGGAGTGCTTTCGGTAAAAAGAGGTGACTTGGGATTTGCCTATGGCGCAGGTGTAGATTTTGCTCTGAATCCAGCCAAGAATATAAGACTGGGATTGGGATATCGTGGAGTAGTTGGATTGATCGACATCAGTGACAACAGCAGAACAGACATCAACAATTCTTATTATTTATTAGATAAATCGCATATAAAAACCAATGCAGTTTATGTAGGTGTTTCTTTTATATTTTAA